The Bacteroidetes bacterium GWF2_43_63 genome segment CGTGGAGCGACATTGATATTGGAATACTGGCAGCTACGCGCACTGTTTTCATGTCAAGACTCAGATTCTGATTAACCGGAATATTTCCTTCAACCCTGAATGGAATCCGAAACCCGGGCCAGAAGCGGATTTTCATTTTTGTGTCGAGCCCCAAAGTGTCATCAATTAACGGGTCTAATTTGTCCGGAAAATTGAAGAGTGTATCAACAGGAACAATCTGATGAATATCGAGCGAAAACGGAATCGTAAGATTTTTATGAATGGGCACATTCATGTTCAATGGTACGTCCATTGTCATATTCAAAGCCACATTCACCGGGATTGAGATTGGGATTGAAATATAAGTACTCACCGGAATGGTATCCTTTACATCGGCCTCCACAAAAAAGCTGCTGTTGCCGATGCTTTCAATAATATCTGCAGCAACATTTAGTTTTTGCTGAGCATTTCTGATTTTATAAAATGCAAAAACAGAAACTGATGCAATGACCAGAAAAGCGACTGCAATGATAATTCCGGTGCGGGTTTTCGATGACATTATTCGGGTTCAATTTTTTTGATTTCTGCTTCAAACACTTCTCTCTTTTGTGAAAGCTGAAAGCCGAAAAACAATGAATTGAGCAGAAAGCCAATGGTGGTGATATAATATCCAAAACCCATCGTAATAATTATTATCATCGAACCATCGGCTGGAATATTTTTTCTTATATCGAAATAAAAATAAATCAGCGCGGCGAGACCAAGAACACTGATGACGAGCGAGACAATTTTGCTGCTTTTAAACTTTAGAAATGCAACAATCAGTCCTGCCAATGCCAACGCCATTGCAGAAATAATAAAAATATTCGGATCAACTACAAACGGCTCTTCGTCGCTTTCTGCCTCAATCTGAGTGCCTATCGCGAGATCAATTCCATTCATTTTTGCAATTTCATAGCTGCCGCATTTTACTGTCATAAATGGCAGCAGAAAGCAAATGATAATTACAGCAAATGATATTTTTGGAAAATGTGGCAGAAATTTCATGGCTGTGGATTTTTGGTTTGTTCTACAAATATAACGATTTCAAAGACATTGCAATTTTAGAGAATGCGGAGTCCCGTCATCGACACTTCGACAGAGTTTATCCTGCTGTCTTTCTGAGAACACCAGCAAAACGAGTTTTGCAACCTAAATAAAAAATGACATTGGGGGCAAACATAATATTCCATCGTCCGATGGCGACGAAGGAGTCAGAGGATATGGAATCGTTATGTTTGCAGCAAAACCGACGATTCCATATTCTTCGTTTCACTTCGAAAAAACACTCTGGATGACAGCAGGGCTCAGTGTGACAGTGGGGCTGCTTTAGGCCAGGACAATGCCTTTCAACCTTAAAGACTTTATAACTTTTTACTTTAAGTTCTCCGCCAATTTGCGCATTTCCTGGCTGGGAGAAACATTGTTGTAGCAAATGTTGAAGACCGCATTCAGAATAGGCATATCAACTTTATACTGCTCATTAATTTCAGTCATGCATTTAGCTGCATAATAACCTTCTGCAATCTGCTTCATTTCAATACGTGAATAATTCACACTGTAGCCCTTGCCAATCAGATTGCCAAACATACGGTTGCGGCTAAACTGACTATAGGAAGTCACAATGATATCTCCGCAGTAAGCTGTCATATTCACATCACGTTTGTAATGATTGATTGCGTCGAGAAAACGGCGCATTTCAACAATGGCATTGGTAGTGAGTACACTCAGAAAATTGTCGCCATATCCAAGTCCAACGCTGATGCCGGCTGCAACGGCATAAATATTTTTCAGCACCGACGCGTATTCAATTCCTACAACATCGGGCGATACAGAGATTTTTATATTGCGGGTGCCAAGAAGTTCTGTCAACACTATGCCGATATCTTCGTTCACAGAAGCTGCCGTAAGATATGAAAGCCGGTCCATCACTACTTCTTCAGCGTGCGTAGGGCCTGCAATCAATCCGTAATTTTCGGCCGGCACATCAAAAACGGTTTTGAAATAATGACTGATAACTGCGTTGAATTCAGGAATAACTCCTTTAATGGCGGATATAATGATTTTATCCTGAAGCAGCTTCTTGTCCAGCGTTTCG includes the following:
- a CDS encoding glycerol-3-phosphate dehydrogenase, with protein sequence MKIAHRIGVIGGGSWATAIIKVLQHHQKKVNWFIRRQEVIDAIRNTGHNPEYLSQVELDPAMIEASSNLDEVISNSDIVIFSIPAAFLHRQIETLDKKLLQDKIIISAIKGVIPEFNAVISHYFKTVFDVPAENYGLIAGPTHAEEVVMDRLSYLTAASVNEDIGIVLTELLGTRNIKISVSPDVVGIEYASVLKNIYAVAAGISVGLGYGDNFLSVLTTNAIVEMRRFLDAINHYKRDVNMTAYCGDIIVTSYSQFSRNRMFGNLIGKGYSVNYSRIEMKQIAEGYYAAKCMTEINEQYKVDMPILNAVFNICYNNVSPSQEMRKLAENLK